From a region of the Lactuca sativa cultivar Salinas chromosome 4, Lsat_Salinas_v11, whole genome shotgun sequence genome:
- the LOC111913803 gene encoding probable protein phosphatase 2C 55, translated as MPYKYLSRLRGSFSQGIHRTNITLESTLQGSFEVLLCHGKTLFGNPRFYSVPFLEPGDLNTLLQHYSACASQLNLQTSKKNNLSVLGALSRTFSTPSVSGPSFQVCGYHADNLLSNPNHFQSVITNHHIPMSLSISRSLLGGGSLHNLASTHGHLIDNSNLSFPTRGFHSYHKITMNSRNNKESESFSLYGYFIYHVAKANGISNPFLDIDWKSFHISSPTFLNSETAPDMFSDNNSLCDDRVTSSSNSDRKALSDRSLKLVSGSCYLPHPEKEETGGEDAHFICSDEQAIGVADGVGGWADLGIDAGKYARELMSNSVNAIQDEPKGSVDPTRVLEKAYTNTKAKGSSTACIIALTNQGLDAINLGDSGFMVVRDGCTVFRSPAQQHDFNFTYQLENGSNSDLPSSGQAFSIPVAPGDVIIAGTDGLFDNLYNNDITAIVVHAVRAGLDPQVTAQKIAALARQRAMERDRQTPFSAAAQEAGYRYYGGKLDDITVVVSFITSSSKTDESSSC; from the exons ATGCCATATAAATATCTTTCAAGACTTAGAGGTTCATTCAGTCAGGGGATTCACAGAACCAATATAACTCTAGAAAGCACCCTTCAGGGCTCATTTGAAGTTCTTCTCTGCCATGGGAAAACTTTATTTGGTAACCCAAGATTCTACTCTGTACCATTTCTAGAACCTGGTGACCTAAATACCCTTCTTCAACACTATTCTGCATGTGCTTCTCAATTGAACTTACAAACAAGTAAAAAGAACAACCTTTCTGTTCTTGGAGCTCTTTCAAGAACATTCTCAACCCCATCTGTATCCGGACCTTCATTTCAAGTCTGTGGCTATCACGCAGACAATCTGCTATCCAATCCTAATCATTTCCAATCTGTTATCACCAATCATCACATTCCCATGTCTCTTTCAATTTCAAGATCTTTACTAGGGGGTGGATCATTACACAACTTAGCTTCCACACATGGACACCTCATCGATAATTCCAATCTTTCTTTTCCTACCCGAGGTTTCCATAGTTATCACAAGATCACCATGAATTCAAGAAACAATAAAGAATCAGAAAGCTTCTCTCTTTACGGATACTTCATCTACCATGTTGCCAAAGCAAACGGCATCTCCAACCCGTTTCTTGATATCGACTGGAAAAGCTTCCACATCTCATCCCCAACTTTTCTAAATTCCGAAACTGCCCCTGATATGTTCTCAGACAACAACTCTCTGTGTGATGATCGGGTTACATCTTCTTCCAACAGTGATAG AAAGGCGTTATCAGATAGATCATTGAAGCTGGTTTCTGGATCATGTTATCTACCCCACCCTGAGAAGGAGGAGACAGGTGGCGAAGATGCACATTTCATATGTTCTGATGAACAAGCGATAGGGGTAGCAGATGGGGTAGGTGGGTGGGCTGACCTTGGTATTGATGCTGGGAAATACGCACGTGAACTTATGTCAAATTCAGTAAATGCAATACAAGATGAACCTAAAGGCTCTGTTGATCCCACTAGGGTTTTGGAAAAAGCTTACACCAACACTAAAGCTAAAGGATCCTCAACTGCTTGCATTATCGCACTCACAAATCAG GGTCTTGATGCTATTAACTTGGGAGATAGTGGATTTATGGTAGTGAGAGATGGATGTACTGTTTTTCGATCACCTGCACAACAACATGATTTTAATTTCACGTATCAGTTGGAGAATGGAAGTAATAGTGATTTACCAAGCTCTGGTCAG GCATTTTCGATTCCGGTTGCTCCAGGGGATGTGATAATAGCGGGAACAGACGGGCTGTTTGACAACTTGTATAACAATGACATCACCGCGATTGTGGTGCACGCGGTTCGAGCAGGGTTGGACCCGCAGGTGACGGCTCAAAAGATAGCGGCTTTGGCAAGGCAAAGAGCGATGGAAAGAGACAGACAGACGCCTTTCTCAGCTGCTGCTCAAGAAGCTGGATATCGTTATTATGGTGGAAAGCTTGATGACATCACTGTTGTTGTCTCCTTCATCACTTCCTCTTCCAAAACT GATGAGTCATCGAGTTGTTGA